In one Haloplanus salinus genomic region, the following are encoded:
- a CDS encoding NADH:flavin oxidoreductase/NADH oxidase: MSADLFTPLELRGTEIPNRVMMSPMCQYSCEGRDGLPTDWHHTHLVSRAVGGAGLVMTEATAVEPRGRISPQDLGIWSDDHADALADVTASISAQGSVPAIQLAHAGRKASTARPWEGGDPIVGDDGWEAVAPSAEPYPHDAGTVPTRELSADDIGAVIEAFRDAAVRAREAGFRVAEIHAAHGYLLHEFLSPVTNHRTDAYGGGFEGRTRLLREVASAVREVWPDDDPLFVRVSATDWLPDRDSWTVDDSIRLADDLATLGVDLIDVSGGGIHPDQRIPSTGPGYQERYARRIGAETESEVAIGAVGAITTPEQADALIRNGRGDLAIVGREHLRDPYFALHAAQQLDRLDDVGVPPQYHRAF, from the coding sequence CGAGATTCCGAACCGCGTCATGATGTCGCCGATGTGCCAGTACTCCTGTGAGGGTCGCGACGGCCTCCCGACGGACTGGCATCACACCCACCTCGTCAGTCGGGCCGTCGGCGGCGCCGGCCTCGTCATGACCGAGGCGACGGCCGTCGAGCCACGCGGCCGCATCTCGCCTCAAGACCTCGGGATCTGGAGCGACGACCACGCCGACGCCCTCGCCGACGTCACGGCCTCGATCAGTGCCCAGGGGAGCGTCCCGGCCATCCAGTTGGCCCACGCCGGGCGCAAGGCGTCGACGGCGCGCCCTTGGGAGGGCGGCGATCCGATCGTCGGCGACGACGGCTGGGAGGCGGTCGCGCCCTCTGCGGAGCCGTACCCCCACGACGCCGGGACGGTACCCACGCGCGAGCTGTCGGCCGACGACATCGGGGCCGTGATCGAGGCCTTCCGGGACGCCGCCGTCCGCGCCCGCGAAGCCGGCTTTCGGGTGGCCGAGATCCACGCCGCCCACGGCTACCTCCTCCACGAGTTCCTCTCGCCGGTGACCAACCACCGGACCGACGCCTACGGCGGCGGCTTCGAGGGCCGAACGCGCCTCCTCCGCGAGGTCGCAAGCGCCGTCCGCGAGGTGTGGCCCGACGACGACCCCCTGTTCGTCCGGGTCTCCGCGACGGATTGGCTCCCCGACCGCGACTCTTGGACCGTCGACGACTCGATCCGCCTCGCCGACGACCTCGCCACCCTCGGCGTCGACCTGATCGACGTGAGCGGCGGCGGGATCCACCCCGACCAGCGGATTCCGTCGACCGGCCCGGGCTATCAGGAGCGTTACGCGCGGCGGATCGGGGCGGAAACCGAGTCGGAGGTCGCCATCGGCGCCGTCGGCGCCATCACGACGCCGGAGCAGGCCGACGCGCTGATCAGAAACGGCCGCGGTGACCTCGCCATCGTGGGCCGCGAACACCTCCGCGATCCCTACTTCGCGCTGCACGCCGCCCAGCAACTGGACCGCCTCGACGACGTCGGGGTCCCGCCCCAGTACCACCGCGCCTTCTAA
- a CDS encoding 50S ribosomal protein L11, with amino-acid sequence MAGTIEVLVPGGEATPGPPLGPELGPTPVDVQAVVQQINDETDAFDGMEVPITVEYEDDGSFTIEVGVPPTAELIKDEAGFETGSGEPQETFVADLTVDQVRKIAEQKQSDLLAYDLKNAAKEVVGTCVTLGVTIEGNDPRQFKERIDDGEYDDDFVEEAAA; translated from the coding sequence ATGGCTGGAACTATCGAAGTGCTCGTTCCCGGCGGCGAGGCCACCCCTGGCCCACCGCTCGGGCCGGAACTCGGCCCGACACCGGTTGACGTGCAGGCCGTCGTACAGCAGATCAACGACGAGACCGACGCGTTCGACGGCATGGAAGTCCCGATCACCGTCGAGTACGAGGACGACGGCTCCTTCACTATCGAGGTGGGCGTCCCGCCGACGGCCGAGTTGATCAAGGACGAGGCCGGCTTCGAGACGGGCAGCGGCGAACCCCAGGAGACCTTCGTCGCCGACCTGACCGTCGACCAGGTCAGAAAGATCGCCGAGCAGAAGCAGTCGGACCTGCTCGCGTACGACCTGAAAAACGCCGCGAAGGAAGTCGTCGGCACCTGCGTCACTCTCGGCGTCACCATCGAGGGCAACGATCCGCGGCAGTTCAAAGAGCGGATCGACGACGGCGAGTACGACGACGACTTCGTCGAAGAAGCGGCCGCGTAA
- a CDS encoding lactate racemase domain-containing protein, translated as MDDSLAVSEDTIRTTVGDLALPRMGVVEQIWETDPISAEEIESRAASATSDLDFDHVPDGGEVAIGAGSRGIANLGTIVRGVAAGVREQGYDPFVFPAMGSHGGATAEGQREKLNTLGVSEETVGCEIRATMDVETVGRTPERDVPVYADANAVAADAIVMVNRIKPHTDFGGEVESGLSKMLVIGMGKQKGAKMAHDWAVDWSLRNMLPEIAGQLLESLPVAGGVAIVEDEHDDTTLLEGVPASGFLKRERELLETAYERMPTLPFDELDVLVVDRIGKDVSGQGMDTNVTGRRHFTINEPEPESPEVKRIYLRGFTEKTRGNAMGMGQADFAHRDVKDELDWPKALINAITASTVRGVRLPPVVENDRAGLLGALGTVGPVAGDEARVLRVTDTMRLQRVYASAPLIEAARDRDDLRVVAEPDDLAFDDDGDFAAPSPDDGH; from the coding sequence ATGGACGACTCGCTCGCCGTCTCCGAGGACACCATCCGGACGACCGTCGGCGACCTCGCCCTGCCGCGGATGGGCGTCGTCGAGCAGATCTGGGAGACCGACCCCATTTCCGCCGAGGAGATCGAATCGCGCGCCGCATCGGCGACGTCCGATCTCGACTTCGACCACGTCCCCGACGGCGGCGAGGTAGCCATCGGCGCCGGCAGTCGCGGCATCGCCAACCTCGGCACGATCGTTCGCGGCGTCGCTGCCGGCGTCCGCGAACAGGGGTACGACCCGTTCGTCTTCCCGGCGATGGGGAGTCACGGCGGGGCGACCGCCGAGGGGCAGCGCGAGAAACTGAACACCCTCGGCGTCAGCGAGGAGACGGTCGGCTGCGAGATTCGCGCGACGATGGACGTCGAGACGGTGGGGCGGACGCCCGAACGCGACGTCCCGGTGTACGCCGACGCGAACGCCGTCGCCGCCGACGCCATCGTGATGGTCAATCGGATCAAGCCCCACACCGACTTCGGCGGCGAGGTGGAGAGTGGCCTCTCGAAGATGCTCGTCATCGGCATGGGGAAACAGAAGGGGGCGAAGATGGCCCACGACTGGGCGGTCGACTGGAGCCTCCGGAACATGCTCCCCGAAATCGCGGGGCAGTTGCTCGAGTCCCTCCCCGTCGCCGGCGGCGTCGCCATCGTCGAGGACGAACACGACGACACGACGCTGCTCGAGGGTGTTCCCGCCTCGGGCTTTCTGAAACGCGAGCGCGAGTTGCTGGAGACGGCCTACGAGCGGATGCCGACGCTCCCGTTCGACGAGCTGGATGTGTTGGTAGTCGATCGGATCGGGAAGGACGTGAGCGGGCAGGGGATGGACACGAACGTCACCGGGCGTCGACACTTCACGATCAACGAACCCGAACCCGAGTCGCCCGAGGTGAAGCGGATCTACCTCCGCGGCTTCACGGAGAAAACCAGGGGGAACGCGATGGGGATGGGGCAGGCGGATTTCGCCCACCGCGACGTGAAAGACGAACTCGACTGGCCGAAGGCGCTCATCAACGCCATCACCGCGAGCACGGTTCGTGGCGTTCGGTTGCCTCCCGTGGTCGAGAACGACCGCGCGGGACTGCTCGGCGCCCTCGGGACCGTCGGCCCCGTCGCCGGCGACGAGGCGCGCGTCCTGCGCGTGACGGACACGATGCGCTTACAGCGGGTGTACGCTTCCGCGCCCCTGATCGAGGCGGCGCGCGACCGCGACGACCTGCGGGTGGTCGCCGAACCGGACGACCTCGCCTTCGACGACGACGGGGACTTCGCCGCGCCGTCGCCCGACGACGGGCATTAG